From a region of the Mycobacteroides saopaulense genome:
- a CDS encoding phosphoribosyltransferase — MFSDRQDAGRALASILVPYRMQNVVVLALPRGGIPVGREIASALNAPLKALVVRKLGVPGHEEYAMGAIATGGEIVVDEDIVRAMGVSSEQLHDVAAREGRELARREQMYMTERGAEIAGKTVILVDDGIATGATMRVALLTIRRASPTRVVAAVPVAPRSAFRRFASLVDDFVVASCPSRFQAVGDAYQDFHQVSDNEVRALLSAPVNK; from the coding sequence ATGTTCAGTGATCGCCAGGACGCCGGCCGCGCACTGGCGAGCATTCTTGTGCCCTACCGGATGCAGAACGTGGTGGTACTCGCCCTGCCGCGAGGCGGCATTCCGGTAGGACGAGAGATCGCGTCCGCACTGAACGCCCCGCTGAAGGCACTGGTCGTGCGCAAGCTCGGAGTTCCCGGACACGAGGAGTACGCGATGGGAGCCATCGCGACCGGGGGCGAGATCGTCGTCGACGAGGACATCGTGCGCGCGATGGGAGTCAGCTCGGAACAGCTCCACGACGTGGCCGCCCGAGAGGGTCGTGAACTGGCCCGTCGCGAACAGATGTACATGACAGAGCGCGGCGCCGAAATCGCGGGCAAGACGGTGATTCTGGTCGACGACGGGATAGCCACCGGGGCCACGATGCGCGTGGCGCTGTTGACGATCAGAAGAGCATCGCCCACCCGTGTGGTGGCGGCCGTCCCCGTGGCACCGCGGTCCGCGTTCCGTCGATTCGCCTCCCTGGTAGACGATTTCGTCGTCGCGTCGTGTCCGTCCAGATTCCAGGCAGTCGGCGACGCCTATCAGGACTTTCACCAGGTTTCCGACAACGAGGTACGCGCGCTGTTGTCGGCGCCGGTGAACAAATAG
- a CDS encoding endonuclease/exonuclease/phosphatase family protein has product MVRTTFSVATFNMYNLQDADTPLYATTKPWTPDEFKRKTEWAAWQLRTIDADVVGLQEVWSKSALEAVLAVDPQGLADEYDVLATPAVGTSITCAALVRKGLVTGKPKWITDFPKAVRLESRDDPADPQAPVIDVSIKSFSRPVLNFQVQLRDDEPATEVFVVHLKSKLPTQVSKEAWYKKSSATYRPHQQALGDGISTIRRTAEAVAVRVLLNGVMRDTETPVVVLGDLNDGKESNTANILTSQPHYLVGDSRGGSDFGLYSAQTLQEYRDTRDVYYTHVHEDLRESLDHVLVSEQFYDHSRKRVWLFNGLLINNDHLNFENHRETGTGDHGIVRVNFKHDPAK; this is encoded by the coding sequence ATGGTTCGCACTACATTCAGTGTCGCGACGTTCAACATGTACAACCTGCAGGACGCCGATACGCCCCTGTACGCCACCACCAAGCCGTGGACTCCCGATGAGTTCAAGCGCAAGACCGAATGGGCGGCATGGCAATTACGGACGATAGACGCGGACGTCGTCGGGCTGCAGGAGGTCTGGAGCAAAAGTGCTCTGGAGGCGGTCCTGGCCGTGGATCCGCAGGGCCTGGCCGATGAGTACGACGTACTGGCCACCCCAGCTGTAGGCACGTCCATCACTTGTGCGGCGCTGGTGCGCAAGGGCCTCGTGACTGGGAAGCCAAAATGGATCACCGACTTCCCGAAGGCCGTTCGTCTCGAGTCCAGAGATGATCCAGCCGACCCCCAGGCGCCGGTCATCGACGTTTCGATCAAGAGCTTTTCCCGGCCGGTCTTGAACTTCCAGGTCCAGCTGCGCGACGACGAGCCCGCTACGGAAGTTTTTGTGGTGCACCTCAAATCAAAGCTTCCCACGCAGGTCAGCAAGGAAGCCTGGTACAAGAAGTCCTCGGCGACGTATCGGCCACATCAGCAGGCGCTGGGTGATGGGATCTCGACGATCCGGCGCACGGCGGAGGCCGTGGCGGTGCGAGTTCTGCTCAACGGGGTTATGCGTGATACCGAGACTCCGGTCGTCGTTCTCGGTGACCTGAACGATGGTAAGGAGAGCAACACCGCGAACATCCTGACCAGCCAGCCGCACTATCTGGTCGGAGATTCGCGGGGCGGCAGTGATTTTGGGCTCTATTCGGCCCAGACACTGCAGGAGTACCGGGATACACGCGATGTCTACTACACCCATGTACACGAAGATCTACGAGAGTCTCTCGATCACGTGCTGGTCAGCGAGCAGTTCTACGATCACAGCCGCAAACGGGTGTGGCTCTTCAACGGGCTGCTGATCAACAACGACCATCTGAATTTTGAGAACCACCGCGAAACCGGCACCGGTGACCACGGCATCGTCCGGGTGAACTTCAAGCACGACCCGGCGAAGTAA
- a CDS encoding DedA family protein — translation MDMGLAPSDVMDPMYWLGEGGLFGGAVLAGVMIIVFIETGLLFPFLPGDTLLFSAGLIAAQPNSPVSIQVLAPCAAVAALLGSQCGYFIGRRLGPALFKKEDARFFKQRYLTASREFFDKHGPKTLLVAQFIGVVRTFTPVIAGMSGMRYPIFLLYNAIGSTAWGVGLTMVGYFLGNIAFVGEHLDIIILIIAILSTLPAAATAAKVYLDKRRTVADNG, via the coding sequence ATGGACATGGGTCTGGCGCCCTCGGACGTCATGGATCCGATGTACTGGCTCGGCGAGGGCGGACTGTTCGGCGGCGCCGTCCTAGCCGGGGTCATGATCATCGTCTTCATCGAAACCGGCCTGCTGTTTCCATTCCTGCCCGGCGACACCCTCTTGTTCTCTGCCGGACTGATTGCCGCTCAGCCGAATTCTCCCGTCTCGATCCAGGTATTGGCGCCCTGCGCCGCGGTGGCGGCCCTCCTGGGAAGTCAATGCGGCTACTTCATCGGACGTCGGCTGGGGCCGGCCCTGTTCAAGAAGGAGGACGCGCGGTTCTTCAAACAGCGGTACCTGACCGCCTCCCGCGAGTTCTTCGACAAGCACGGCCCCAAGACACTTCTCGTCGCCCAATTCATCGGCGTGGTGCGCACCTTCACGCCCGTCATCGCCGGCATGTCTGGCATGCGCTATCCGATATTCCTGCTGTACAACGCCATTGGCAGCACCGCGTGGGGCGTGGGCCTGACGATGGTCGGCTACTTTCTGGGCAATATCGCATTCGTCGGCGAGCACCTGGACATCATCATCCTGATCATCGCCATCTTGTCGACACTGCCCGCCGCCGCGACGGCGGCCAAGGTGTACCTGGACAAGCGGCGTACGGTCGCCGACAACGGCTAA
- a CDS encoding CGNR zinc finger domain-containing protein has protein sequence METGTSGTIAAILGEPLPVELMNTVRGGRGEVRDALDTDESVLAWLNAMAERILAESGAHTIAFSLHDARAVADDLRALRDALRCLAAETTDDPRPPTSGTTHTQAVATINTLARIRAELVWPVSEEPTRTVTARGSQARLTVGLIARQAVDFFGGPHRHQLRACLASHCVLYFVKEHPRREWCTPKCGNRARVKRHYDRQTVSDS, from the coding sequence ATGGAGACGGGCACGTCAGGAACTATCGCCGCGATTCTGGGGGAACCACTTCCCGTGGAACTGATGAACACCGTCCGGGGCGGTCGTGGAGAGGTCCGGGACGCCCTGGACACCGATGAGTCGGTGCTGGCGTGGCTGAATGCGATGGCGGAGCGCATCCTGGCCGAATCTGGTGCGCACACGATCGCCTTCTCGCTGCACGACGCGCGAGCGGTGGCCGACGATCTGCGGGCCCTGCGCGACGCGCTGCGATGCCTGGCTGCTGAGACCACCGACGACCCACGCCCCCCGACGTCAGGTACGACGCACACCCAGGCGGTCGCCACGATCAATACGCTGGCTCGTATCAGGGCGGAGTTGGTCTGGCCGGTCAGCGAGGAACCGACCAGGACGGTGACGGCGCGCGGGTCGCAGGCACGACTGACCGTTGGGTTGATCGCGCGTCAGGCGGTCGACTTCTTCGGTGGTCCGCACCGACATCAGTTGCGGGCCTGCTTGGCTTCGCACTGCGTGCTGTACTTCGTCAAGGAGCACCCTCGGCGGGAATGGTGCACGCCGAAATGCGGCAATCGCGCACGTGTGAAGCGGCATTACGACCGCCAAACCGTGTCGGACTCTTAG
- a CDS encoding SDR family NAD(P)-dependent oxidoreductase: protein MNIDLTGKTALVTGSTQGIGLEIARQLAASGARAVVNGRSQQRVDAAVAEVGLQNGSVVGVAADVSTAEGVELLREQLPEVDILVNNLGIFGATPAREITDEQWRNYFEVNVLSAVRLVRTYLPGMIDAGWGRVIQIASDSAIVIPQEMIHYGVSKTALLGVTRGFAKDAAGSGVTVNSVIAGPTHTAGVEDFVYQLVDKSLPWDEAQREFMKKHRPQSLVQRLIEPVEIANLVVYLSSPLASATTGAAVRADGGYVDSILP, encoded by the coding sequence GTGAACATCGACCTGACCGGTAAGACAGCGCTAGTAACGGGTTCCACGCAGGGCATTGGCCTGGAGATTGCCAGGCAGCTCGCCGCCAGTGGCGCGCGCGCCGTGGTCAACGGTCGATCGCAGCAACGCGTCGATGCGGCCGTGGCCGAAGTGGGGCTGCAGAACGGCAGCGTTGTCGGTGTCGCCGCCGACGTGTCGACCGCCGAGGGCGTGGAGCTGCTTCGTGAGCAGCTTCCCGAGGTGGACATCCTGGTCAACAATCTGGGCATCTTCGGTGCCACGCCTGCGCGGGAGATCACCGATGAGCAGTGGAGAAACTATTTCGAGGTGAACGTCCTGTCTGCGGTGCGCCTTGTGCGCACGTACTTGCCGGGAATGATCGACGCCGGATGGGGGCGCGTCATCCAGATCGCCAGTGACTCGGCCATTGTCATCCCGCAGGAGATGATCCACTACGGCGTGTCCAAGACCGCGCTGTTGGGCGTGACGCGGGGGTTCGCGAAAGACGCCGCAGGCTCGGGAGTCACCGTCAACTCGGTCATCGCCGGACCCACCCACACCGCGGGTGTGGAGGACTTCGTCTATCAGCTTGTCGACAAATCGCTGCCCTGGGATGAGGCACAGCGCGAGTTCATGAAGAAGCATCGGCCTCAGTCGCTGGTGCAGCGCTTGATCGAGCCGGTGGAGATCGCCAACCTGGTCGTCTACCTCAGCTCGCCGCTGGCCTCCGCGACGACCGGCGCTGCGGTGCGAGCCGATGGTGGATACGTGGATTCGATCCTGCCCTAA
- a CDS encoding GNAT family N-acetyltransferase yields the protein MPPAVIALGNPVDVAQLRWQWAQEDAPENPPSQRPSPEFVSQVASWMRSRTVWTAHHREQAVGMVCLTEHERMPSPHPRAAASWGYLGHLYVRPTARGDGIGAALIQALLGEAARRHYAKVLLSPSELSIPLYQRSGFTNAHTTMVWTPRTRPHAR from the coding sequence ATGCCTCCTGCCGTAATCGCCCTCGGCAACCCTGTTGACGTCGCCCAATTGCGCTGGCAATGGGCGCAAGAGGATGCTCCTGAGAATCCACCGTCCCAGCGACCCTCGCCCGAGTTCGTGTCCCAAGTTGCGTCGTGGATGCGCTCGCGCACGGTCTGGACCGCACATCATCGAGAGCAGGCTGTCGGGATGGTGTGCCTGACAGAGCACGAAAGAATGCCGAGTCCCCATCCACGAGCGGCCGCAAGCTGGGGCTACCTCGGCCACTTGTACGTTCGTCCTACCGCTCGCGGCGACGGCATCGGAGCAGCTCTCATCCAGGCCCTGTTGGGAGAGGCCGCGCGTCGGCACTATGCCAAAGTCCTTCTGTCGCCATCAGAACTCTCGATACCTCTGTATCAACGCTCCGGGTTCACGAACGCCCACACCACGATGGTATGGACACCGCGCACACGGCCGCACGCAAGGTAA
- a CDS encoding DUF1326 domain-containing protein has protein sequence MSATETYDWNLKGDWFDVCSCKLPCPCSFAQEPTHGDCLFTLVWHVSEGHWGDVDLSGLGVVAQGEFQGNMWIGDPDATMKLMFYIDEDADARQRVALERIFTGKEGGWPAEFASLIEELRGIEYVPINFDKADDLASWSAEIPGKVDLHVEALTGPTADPTRRVTTANAPGAEVGPGQIATWGVVKKDHSVGFEWSHEHRGASSKHFPFDWRPDGTVPEVAEELAPAQQGGCCCSN, from the coding sequence ATGTCAGCGACAGAGACCTACGACTGGAACCTGAAGGGCGATTGGTTCGATGTGTGCAGTTGCAAGCTGCCGTGCCCGTGCAGCTTCGCGCAGGAACCCACCCACGGTGATTGCCTGTTCACCTTGGTGTGGCATGTCAGCGAGGGGCATTGGGGCGATGTTGATTTGAGTGGTCTGGGCGTGGTGGCCCAAGGCGAATTCCAGGGCAACATGTGGATCGGTGATCCGGACGCGACCATGAAGCTGATGTTCTACATCGATGAGGACGCCGACGCTCGCCAGCGCGTCGCTCTCGAGCGCATCTTCACCGGCAAGGAAGGTGGCTGGCCTGCCGAATTCGCAAGTCTCATCGAGGAGCTGCGGGGTATCGAGTACGTTCCGATCAACTTCGACAAGGCCGACGATCTGGCGAGTTGGAGCGCGGAGATTCCCGGCAAGGTGGATCTGCATGTGGAGGCCTTGACCGGGCCCACCGCGGATCCCACTCGCAGGGTCACCACCGCGAACGCGCCGGGCGCAGAAGTCGGACCCGGGCAGATCGCTACGTGGGGAGTGGTGAAGAAGGACCATTCCGTTGGGTTCGAGTGGTCGCACGAGCACCGCGGCGCTTCGAGCAAGCACTTCCCGTTCGATTGGCGCCCCGACGGCACCGTGCCAGAGGTTGCCGAGGAATTGGCGCCGGCTCAGCAAGGCGGATGCTGCTGCTCGAACTAG
- a CDS encoding amidohydrolase family protein has protein sequence MSNSAFDPAPVRQIWQQLGIPGIVDVHTHFMPKSVMDKVWAYFDSAGPLVGRPWPITYRAEESQRVATLREFGLLCFTSLIYPHKPQMAAWLNQWAAQFAAQTPDCIHTATFFPEPEAFDYTRAALDAGVRVFKVHIQVGAFSPTDPLLKPVWGLIEDAGVPVVIHCGSGPAAGEFTGPDRVKALLKQFPRLRLIVAHMGMPEYTDFLDLAEEYDDVRLDTTMAFTDFSEEKAPFPQADYPRLQHLGHKILFGSDFPNIPYGYTEAITALQSLPGVDDDWMRAVLYRNGAGLFGIGG, from the coding sequence ATGTCCAATTCGGCCTTCGATCCTGCGCCCGTCAGACAGATCTGGCAGCAGCTGGGAATCCCAGGGATCGTGGACGTTCACACTCATTTCATGCCCAAGTCCGTCATGGACAAGGTGTGGGCGTACTTCGACTCCGCCGGGCCACTGGTAGGACGGCCCTGGCCTATCACCTACCGCGCCGAGGAGTCCCAACGAGTTGCGACGCTGCGCGAGTTCGGGTTGTTGTGCTTCACGTCGTTGATCTATCCGCACAAACCTCAGATGGCGGCCTGGCTGAACCAGTGGGCTGCCCAGTTCGCGGCACAAACACCGGACTGCATCCACACGGCCACCTTCTTTCCCGAGCCTGAGGCCTTCGACTACACACGCGCAGCGCTCGATGCCGGCGTTCGCGTGTTCAAGGTCCACATCCAGGTCGGTGCCTTCTCTCCTACCGATCCCCTACTCAAGCCGGTGTGGGGTCTGATCGAAGACGCCGGAGTTCCGGTGGTGATTCACTGCGGTTCGGGCCCCGCTGCGGGTGAATTCACCGGACCTGATCGCGTCAAGGCACTGCTCAAGCAGTTCCCCAGGCTGCGCCTGATCGTCGCGCACATGGGCATGCCCGAGTACACCGATTTCCTGGACCTCGCTGAGGAATACGACGACGTGCGGCTCGACACCACCATGGCCTTCACCGATTTCTCCGAAGAGAAGGCGCCCTTTCCGCAGGCCGACTATCCGAGGCTTCAGCACCTCGGCCACAAGATCCTCTTCGGTAGCGATTTCCCCAATATTCCCTACGGATACACCGAAGCGATCACCGCGCTGCAGTCGCTGCCCGGAGTCGACGACGATTGGATGCGGGCAGTTCTCTATCGCAACGGCGCAGGGCTGTTCGGCATCGGCGGCTAG
- a CDS encoding AMP-binding protein, whose translation MGANAPAMASGAIDYAALLRSELEQVDFYDSRSHLHTLSAADLVLTSRIRAAALAARGLRHGDRVAMIAANDEEYLTTLLAVLLLGAVPCALAPPQTPQRPESSGVAHLNAALGVVSPAMVIAPPRIAVAITHPNVSMYGELIDADPIDWQRCSRSKPDDVHHIQLTSGSTSAPRAVLLTHGNVVHNTSAIAYGTRALRGRDRVFSWLPFYHDMGFIQVLAALLYGLRVGVMTPMGFLRDPVSWVRHMSHHGSTHTAGPPFAYRAVFEAIARSGTPTDVDLSALRHAYVGAEPIPYSVMRDVTERLVPLGMRTDVLVPCYGMAETVLATTVALQPCSADASSFGRVRVGDSPDDGLPVVSCGQVVDGLRLRIVTPDGELSPDGAVGDIQVLGPSVMLGYLNPDGGVAAPEDGWHDTGDRGFLAGGELFVVGRHKEMLIVRGRNFPPYDVEREIDGLSGAGGVSVVFSMRDEQRARESVIAVVGTRASSDEYDELRVRIAGGVRAAFGFSLDEVVLVPARTIPRTTSGKRQRLRVREAYRNGSLV comes from the coding sequence GTGGGTGCGAACGCTCCGGCCATGGCGTCCGGAGCGATCGACTACGCCGCTTTGCTGCGTTCGGAACTGGAGCAGGTCGACTTCTACGATTCGCGTAGTCACCTGCATACGCTGTCGGCAGCAGATCTGGTTCTTACCAGCCGGATTCGGGCAGCGGCACTGGCGGCACGCGGACTGCGGCACGGAGATCGCGTGGCGATGATCGCCGCGAACGACGAAGAATATCTGACCACTCTGCTGGCGGTGTTGTTGCTGGGGGCGGTGCCGTGCGCGCTCGCCCCACCGCAGACCCCGCAGCGACCGGAATCGTCGGGTGTGGCGCATCTCAATGCGGCGCTGGGAGTTGTCAGCCCCGCCATGGTCATCGCGCCACCGCGGATTGCCGTCGCGATCACGCATCCGAACGTGTCGATGTACGGCGAGCTGATCGATGCGGATCCGATTGACTGGCAGCGATGTTCGAGATCCAAGCCCGATGACGTCCACCACATCCAGCTGACGTCTGGATCGACATCGGCTCCCAGAGCGGTGCTGTTGACGCATGGCAATGTGGTCCACAATACGAGCGCAATCGCGTACGGCACAAGGGCATTGCGTGGTCGAGATCGGGTGTTCAGTTGGTTGCCGTTCTACCACGATATGGGTTTCATTCAGGTGCTGGCCGCGCTCCTCTACGGTCTGCGGGTGGGGGTCATGACCCCCATGGGATTTCTGCGGGATCCGGTGTCGTGGGTCCGGCATATGTCACATCACGGTTCTACGCACACCGCGGGCCCGCCCTTCGCGTACCGGGCAGTATTTGAGGCGATCGCGCGCAGCGGCACCCCCACCGATGTGGACCTGTCTGCGCTGCGCCATGCCTACGTCGGCGCCGAGCCCATTCCGTATTCGGTGATGCGCGACGTCACCGAGCGCCTTGTCCCGCTGGGGATGCGAACCGATGTGCTGGTGCCCTGCTACGGCATGGCTGAGACCGTGCTTGCGACAACCGTGGCATTGCAGCCCTGTTCCGCGGATGCATCGTCCTTCGGCAGGGTCCGGGTCGGCGACAGTCCGGATGACGGCCTGCCTGTCGTGTCCTGTGGACAGGTGGTTGACGGCTTGCGGCTGCGCATCGTCACTCCCGATGGCGAGCTGTCACCCGACGGGGCCGTGGGCGACATCCAGGTGCTCGGTCCGTCGGTCATGCTTGGCTATCTGAACCCCGATGGAGGGGTGGCCGCACCCGAGGACGGATGGCACGACACCGGGGATCGTGGCTTTCTCGCCGGTGGTGAATTGTTCGTGGTGGGCCGTCACAAGGAAATGCTCATCGTGCGCGGACGAAACTTTCCGCCCTACGACGTCGAGCGTGAGATCGATGGCTTGTCCGGGGCCGGAGGTGTGTCTGTCGTCTTCTCCATGCGTGACGAACAACGTGCCCGTGAATCGGTGATCGCCGTCGTGGGAACCCGCGCGTCGTCCGACGAGTACGACGAGCTTCGTGTGCGCATCGCCGGTGGCGTGCGCGCCGCCTTCGGGTTCTCCCTTGACGAGGTCGTGCTGGTGCCGGCCCGAACCATTCCGCGTACCACCAGCGGAAAACGCCAGCGGCTCAGGGTGCGTGAGGCGTATCGAAATGGCTCGTTGGTCTAG
- a CDS encoding acyl carrier protein: MTETAVLPEDAEIIGALREALGRLLPPEDLAQVDVGAVDAGTALLALPVDSVVLMALMNELEDRFTVFIPEEEAFAFTVVGDIGTFIRQRLRDKAKRREQA; the protein is encoded by the coding sequence ATGACGGAAACCGCTGTGCTGCCTGAGGATGCGGAAATCATCGGAGCGCTCCGGGAGGCGTTGGGCAGATTGCTTCCGCCGGAAGATCTGGCGCAGGTCGATGTGGGTGCGGTCGATGCCGGCACTGCGCTACTTGCCCTGCCGGTCGACTCCGTGGTGCTGATGGCGTTGATGAATGAGCTGGAGGACAGGTTCACCGTGTTCATCCCGGAAGAGGAGGCGTTCGCGTTCACGGTGGTAGGCGATATCGGCACCTTCATCCGTCAGCGTCTGCGCGACAAGGCGAAACGCCGCGAACAGGCATGA
- a CDS encoding ABC transporter ATP-binding protein, which translates to MSSMNPVLQLENVEHQYGTGDASVHALRGLDLTVKAHEVVLVVGPSGGGKTTALLVMGLLLTPRSGSVRIDGQDVSELDERERARIRLERLGFLFQEYNLLNALTSTENVALPLRYAGVKKNTAMSRARELLGELGLSHRTDHRPPALSGGEKQRVAAARALVARPGLVLADEPTANLDSATGKKVAEQLADAARTQGAAVVIVTHDLRLTGIADRVLHLEDGVLLEKESQ; encoded by the coding sequence ATGAGTTCGATGAATCCTGTTTTGCAACTTGAGAATGTGGAGCACCAGTACGGCACCGGCGACGCGTCGGTGCACGCGCTGCGAGGGTTGGACCTCACGGTCAAAGCCCATGAGGTGGTGCTGGTTGTGGGCCCCTCGGGAGGTGGCAAGACCACAGCGCTGCTAGTCATGGGGCTGTTGCTGACCCCGCGGTCGGGGTCTGTACGGATTGACGGTCAGGATGTCAGTGAACTGGATGAGCGAGAGCGCGCACGGATCCGTCTGGAACGCTTGGGATTTCTCTTCCAGGAGTACAACCTGCTCAACGCGCTGACGAGCACCGAGAACGTGGCACTGCCGTTGCGCTATGCCGGGGTCAAGAAGAATACCGCCATGTCTCGTGCTCGCGAACTGCTGGGTGAACTCGGGTTGTCGCATCGGACCGATCACCGCCCGCCGGCGCTCTCGGGAGGAGAGAAGCAACGTGTGGCGGCCGCGCGTGCGCTGGTGGCACGCCCGGGTCTGGTCCTGGCCGACGAGCCGACCGCCAACCTCGATTCGGCCACCGGTAAGAAGGTGGCCGAGCAGCTCGCGGACGCAGCGCGAACCCAGGGAGCGGCAGTCGTGATCGTGACCCACGATCTGCGGCTTACCGGTATTGCGGATCGTGTGTTGCACCTTGAGGACGGGGTGCTGCTGGAGAAGGAGAGTCAATGA
- a CDS encoding ABC transporter permease: MIVAVKNLVAERARFVLSVIGVAVAVILVLVMSGIFVGTTNQVTTYIDHSKGAVWVVQPGVSQMFRAVSWLPGDGKDRILKIPGVRSADPILGLPSDFVHDGSHTAYFVVGYDTATGVGGPWSLSEGRNVIGSGEVVLDRVLAKKNKIHVGDTVQLVDGDFTVVGLSNQTAAVGNFYAFVSLPDAAHLLRAGNRVSYFLVQPAEGFTGDQVADAVRKGAPGMDALTSAAFAENSRAIVISMIGRPLKTMIGIAALVGVALVGLTVLAVTTEQMGDFGVLRALGVRPGQLCRTVIAQAALIAGLGYLWGAGITYGVQFLVKDRMGDVMVEVTPTMLAAMAAATGVMAIIGSLIPVRRVTRIDPAQAFRR; encoded by the coding sequence ATGATCGTTGCCGTCAAAAACCTTGTGGCCGAGCGTGCCCGATTTGTGCTCTCGGTGATCGGTGTCGCTGTCGCGGTGATCCTGGTACTGGTGATGTCCGGCATCTTCGTCGGTACCACGAACCAGGTGACCACCTACATCGATCATTCCAAGGGCGCGGTGTGGGTGGTTCAGCCCGGCGTATCCCAAATGTTCCGCGCGGTGTCGTGGCTGCCCGGCGACGGCAAGGATCGGATACTGAAGATCCCGGGCGTGCGGTCCGCAGATCCAATTCTCGGCTTGCCTTCGGACTTCGTGCACGACGGTAGTCACACCGCGTACTTCGTGGTCGGGTACGACACCGCCACCGGGGTGGGCGGTCCGTGGTCGTTATCGGAGGGCCGCAACGTGATCGGGTCCGGTGAGGTTGTCTTGGACAGGGTGCTGGCCAAGAAGAACAAAATTCATGTCGGCGACACCGTGCAACTCGTGGATGGTGACTTCACGGTGGTGGGGTTGTCCAACCAGACCGCCGCTGTCGGCAATTTCTACGCGTTCGTCTCCCTTCCCGACGCGGCACATTTGTTGCGTGCGGGAAATCGGGTGTCCTACTTTCTGGTTCAGCCCGCCGAGGGATTCACCGGCGATCAGGTCGCGGACGCAGTGCGCAAGGGCGCACCCGGAATGGATGCGCTCACCTCTGCCGCTTTCGCCGAGAACAGCCGGGCCATCGTCATCTCGATGATCGGACGACCGCTGAAGACGATGATCGGGATCGCCGCGTTGGTCGGAGTGGCTCTGGTGGGCTTGACAGTCCTAGCGGTGACCACCGAGCAGATGGGTGATTTCGGGGTGCTACGTGCATTGGGTGTGCGCCCGGGGCAGTTGTGTCGCACCGTGATTGCCCAGGCGGCGCTGATCGCCGGGCTCGGGTACCTATGGGGGGCGGGCATCACCTATGGGGTGCAGTTTCTGGTGAAGGACCGAATGGGCGACGTCATGGTGGAGGTCACTCCCACCATGCTCGCCGCAATGGCCGCCGCCACCGGTGTCATGGCGATCATCGGGTCGCTGATCCCGGTGCGGCGGGTTACCCGGATCGATCCTGCGCAAGCGTTCCGGAGATGA